In the Campylobacter lari genome, TTTTAATAGGTTTATATCGTGAAAAATCTAAATTTGATCCATGTAAAAATTCTTTAGGATGTGATTTTCCATCTTTCCCAAAAGCCAAATCTTGTCCAATGAGTATAATATTTTCATATTTTAAGGATACTGCAAAATTATATGCCAAATTTGCCACTGAATTAAAACTTAAATCACAATAGCCAAAATCATCAAACTCAAAGCTAGTGGAAAATGAATTTGCAGATAGAGCAACCATATAGTTTCTATTATTTTTTTCTATAAGTTTAATAATTTTAGGATGGACGGTATCGCTAAGAATAAATAAAATATTATCATCAAAATTTCCAAAATCATTATCAAAGAAAATCCAAGAACCTGTAAATTTTTCTTCTTTTCCGTTAATAAAATCTCTTTCTATGCAAAATACATAATCAGGTTTAATATTATGTTGGTGTAATATAGTATAAGAACCATCTGCACAAAATATAGCAACCTTGTTTTGAATTTGTTTTAACAAAGGAAGTTGTTTTATTAGACTAGGTCCGCTCGCTACTATGATGGCATTTTTACTTTTGGCTTTATGAGTATTTAGAAAATCTTTTATGCTAGAGTGAGTTAGTGTTTTTGGAAGATTTTCACAAAAATGCTTTATGTATATTTCGCATTCTTGACTTGATTGCAATCCGTTTAAAATACTTTTAATGGCTTCATTGATATTATTTTGTATGGTTTGTATGGAGGTAGAGTTTTTAAATTTCAAAATTTTAGCAATTTTACTATAAAACATAAAATTTTGTTGTAGAAATAATTCTTTGGCTTTATTAAAATCAAATTTTTCAACATCAAATAGAAATAATTTTTTTTCTTTTAAGAGGCAAATGATGTATGTTTCTTGTGTGAACTTTTTAAGGATGTTTTTATCGTCTTCAAAAATTACTAAAAATTTTAAATTTTTATTATGAAAAACCTCTTTAACATAATCACCCAAGCCATAGATAAATAAAATAGGATGATTTTTATATAAATTTAAGGTATTATGCGCAAAAGTATTCATATTTTATTTTCCTGAATAATTTTTAATAAAATTTTAAGAAATTTAATTAATTCTTGTATCCATATTTCATGCTTTAAAAGCCAAATAATCATACGAATTTTTTTTTCATCTTGAGTGTGAGCACTCGTTAAAGAGATTTTTGCAAGTTCTAGTTCTATATTTTTTAAAGCAGGATTTAGCACTTCTCCTAATTCTAGCATTTTTTCTATATCTGTTTTGAGTAAATGCAGGTTATCATTTACATTTAAAATTTCTTCAAAATTTAAATTTTGAATATTTTTTGAGTAATTAATATAATTTAGAATATATTTTAGTTCTTCCTTAAAGTTCTTGCTGTTGGTAAGAATTTGAGAAATTTTTTGTATTTTGCGATTTAACTTTTTATCAATCTCATCTTTTTTATCTTGAATTTCTTTTTTACTTAAAGTTTGTAGTTTTTCAAATAAAACCTTATTTTCTTTCAATAAATTTTCACATAATTCTTTAAAAGGTTTTTCTATACTTCCTTCTATTCTAGCTCCACCTTCTGTGGCATTGTAGGTATTTATACCTAGTGGATTCATCAAGGCTATATCTTTTTCAAATGTTTCTTTAAAAACTTTCCACCATTTATTTGTCTCAACCTTACCATTGCCGCCATAAGCAGTAATAAACAAACCTTGTTTTCTACTTCCTTCAAAGTCTTCTTTAAAATAATGATAATCTTTAGGATGAGATTTACCATTCTCATCATAAGCTAAATCTTGACCTATTAAGATAATATTTTTATGTCCTAGTTTTACAGCTAACTCATAAGCCATATTGGCTACACTCATACCTGTACCTAAATATCCATAGTCATTCATATTTAAACTTTGTGCAAATGGTAGTGGTCTATGTACTAGCATAAACTGTCTATTATTTCTTTTTAGGTATTCTATAGTTTTTGGAAAAACCATACTAACTAAAAGAAATAATATACCTTTGTCAAATTCTTTAAAGTCATTATTGAAAAACTCAGAGGTTTTTTCTATCCTTTCTAAAGATAATACATAATCAGGCTTTATATTATGCTTTGCTAATATAGGATAAGCACTATCAGCACATATAATACTAGCTTTGTTGGCATATTCTTTTAATAAAGGTAATTGCTTTATTAAAGATGGACCAGTAGAAACTATAATAGCATTTTCTATTTTACCTTTTCTTTGTTTTAGTAAATCTTTTAAACTAGGGTTCGCTAATTGATAAGGTAGATTGTGTAAAAGTTGGGTGATGCCTTGGAGGGAGTCTTTAGGGTCATTGCCTAGTTCTGTAATAAGATAAGAGCAAAGCTCCTGAATATTTTTTTCTAAAACAGAAGTATTTTTATTGTTATAATAGTAAGAATGTGAAAACACCTTAACATCTTGCAAATAATTTCTTATTTGCAACTCCTTGCCTAAAAATATACTTAGGTAGGTTTTGTCAAAATTTTCCACCACATACAATCTTTTATCTTTTAATTCTTGACTAAAATCTATTAAATGAAAAACTATATAAAGTATTTCAATATTAGGTTCAAAAACAACTATACTTTTATGATTTTCATTTTTTAATAAAGCTTTATATAATAAACCATTACCTAGACCATAAAAAAATAAAACAGGATATCTTTCATATTTGGTATAAATTTCATTGTATTTTTCATCAAAGAATTTTTCAGGATTATCATATAAGCTTTGTTTTAATTCATGATCATATATATTGATATCAAAAGCACTTTTTCCTGCAAACACCTCAAAACGCTCATTTGTTTTTACATCTTCTATTTTATCAGCTAGAGTAGCATTATAACTTTCTAATGCCCCTAGATTTTTATTAAAGTTAGCTTCATAGGTGTTCATTATTTACCTTTATAAAATCTTTTAAATCTTGTATAGATTGTTCCATGATTTTTATTTGTGATTCTAGAGTGTCTATGACCAGTTTAAGCCATTTTTCATGCTTTATAAGCCAAATAATCATACGAATTTTTTTATCTTCTTGAGTATGAGCGCTCATAAGTGAAATTTTGGCTAGTTCAAGTTCTGTTAAAGTTAAGGCAGCTACTAGTTGGTCGGAAAATATGGACATTTTTTCATCTTCTAAAAATTCTTTAACTTTGTGAATTTCATCATTAGTCTTTAAAATTTTAATAAAATTAATAGTATTTAAATCGATATGATATCTAGTTTGTTCAATAACTTTTAAAATGGGTTTCAAAAGCTTTTGGCATTGATAAATTTTGTTTTTTGCAAATTTAATAAGTTCTAAAAAATAATCATAGCTTTGTTTTGCTAATAAAATCTGTTCCTTTTTTGGTAAGCTATTTAAAAAAGGAAAAATAATTTTATCTTCCTTTAGTAACTCATCACACACTTGTTTAAAAGGTTTTTCTATAGTGCCTTCTATCCTAGCTCCACCTTCAGTAGCATTGTAGGTTATAATACTGTTTTTGGCAGTTTCTTTTATATAAAGTTCATAGCTTTGTATATAGTATTTCCATCCTTGATGAGTAATCACTTCACCCTTGCCACCATAAGCTGTAGTTTTTATACGCTTTTCTAAACTAGGAATGTTATTATCAAAGTTTTCTCCGTATAAAAAATCCATAGGATGAGAATTACCTTTTTCATCAAAAGCTAAATCTTGACCTATAAGTATGATGTTTTTATGTTCTAATTTTACAGCTAATTCATATCCCATATAAGCTACATTTAAACCACCTAAGGTTCCAAAATCATTTATTAGCATTTTATGAGTAAATTTTGATAATGGTCTTAAAACTAATAAATAGTTTCTATGATTTTTTTCTAAATATTTGATAGTATCTGAGTGTGTTGATGCTGTAATGACGAAAGTTATATTTTTATCAAATTCTTCATGATTATTATCAAAAAATTTACTAGTAAGCTCACTTGAATCTAGAGATATTACAATATCAGGTTTTATATTGTATTTTGCAAGTATAGGGTAGCTTCCATCGACACAAATGATAGTTGCTTTATCTGCATTCTCTTTTAACAAAGGAAGTTGTTTGATCAAGCTTGGGCCACTTGCAACGATAATAGCGGTTTTATTTTTCCCTTTTCTTTGATTGATAAAATCTTTAAATAAAGCTTTTGTAAGTATTTTTGGTGTATTTTCTATAGAAAACCTTAAATCTTGTGATAAAGTTGCTATTCTATTGCTTCCTTGCGCGTTAAAAACATACATAATTTTTTCATTTAGTTTTTTTTCTAATTCTTCTATGTGTATTTTATATTGATTGTAATAGGAATTTAAAGAATAAATTTTACTATCATAAAGATAGTTTCTAACAAAAAGCTCTCCTATTAAAAAGTTTATAATGCTATCCATATCAAAATCATTTGTATCCACCACATACAATCTTTTATCTTTTAATTCTTGACTAAAATCTATTAAATGAAAAACTATATAAAGTATTTCAATATTAGGTTCAAAAACAACTATACTTTTATGATTTTCATTTTTTAATAAAGCTTTATATAATAAACCATTACCTAGACCATAAAAAAATAAAACAGGATATCTTTCATATTTGGTATAAATTTCATTGTATTTTTCATCAAAGAATTTTTCAGGATTATCATATAAGCTTTGTTTTAATTCATGATCATATATATTGATATCAAAAGCACTTTTTCCTGCAAACACCTCAAAACGCTCATTTGTTTTTACATCTTCTATTTTATCAGCTAGAGTAGCATTATAACTTTCTAATGCCCCTAGATTTTTATTAAAGTTAGCTTCATAGGTGTTCATGAGAGACCTTTTTCTATGCTTTGAATTTGTAATTTTATATGAGGTATGATAAAATCAATCCAATTTATATGAATTTCTATATATTCTTTTCTTTTTGCATATTCTTCTTCTATGTTTGTAGGATTTTTTATATAATTTTGTGCAATTTTATATTCAAAATGAAAAAATATTGAACGAATAAGATCTAAGAAGTAATTTTTAAATTCTTCATCCTCAAACTTAGTTTTCATTTTATAAATTCTTTGACTTAGAGGGTTAAAGTCTTGATTTTCAAAATTTAAATTTTCTAAGCATCGAGCAAGATCTGATTTTAAAATTTCACATTCGTTGATGTAACTTCTTCCTAAAATAATAATCCCCCTCAAACACTCATCAATCTCATCTTTTTTATCTTGAATTTCTTTTTTACTTAAAGTTTGTAGTTTTTTAAATAAAACCTTATTTTCTTTCAATAAATTTTCACATAATTCTTTAAAAGGTTTTTCTATACTTCCTTCTATTCTAGCTCCACCTTCTGTGGCATTGTAGGTATTTATACCTAGTGGATTCATCAAGGCTATATCTTTTTCAAATGTTTCTTTAAAAACTTTCCACCATTTATTTGTCTCAACCTTACCATTGCCGCCATAAGCAGTAATAAATAAACCTTCTTTTCTATCATTTTCTATAGCTTCTCCATGGACATAGTCTTTAGGATGAGATTTACCATTCTCATCATAAGCTAAATCTTGACCTATTAAGATAATATTTTTATGTCCTAGTTTTACAGCTAACTCATAAGCCATATTGGCTACACTCATACCTGTACCTAAATATCCATAGTCATTCATATTTAAACTTTGTGCAAATGGTAGTGGTCTATGTACTAGCATAAACTGTCTATTATTTCTTTTTAGGTATTCTATAGCCTTTTGATGTACTACACTAGCTAAAATAAACAATATACCCTTATCAAATTCTTTAAAATCATTATCAAAACACTTAATAACTACATCATCTCTTTCAAGCATTAATACATAATCAGGCTTTATATTATGCTTTGCTAATATAGGATAAGCACTATCAGCACATATAATACTAGCTTTGTTGGCATATTCTTTTAATAAAGGTAATTGCTTTATTAAAGATGGACCAGTAGAAACTATAATAGCATTTTCTATTTTACCTTTTCTTTGTTTTAGTAAATCTTTTAAACTAGGGTTCGCTAATTGATAAGGTAGATTGTGTAAAAGTTGGGTGATACCTTCGAAGGAGTCTTCTGATGAGTTTCCTTGTCTAACAACCAAAGATTTTATGCTTTCTATGCACAAAGAGTTGGTTTTAGCTATGGCATCTTCATAGTTTTCATAGAAATTTGATATTAAGAGTAAATCATAAGTTTTAACAAAAAAGTGAATTTTCTCTTGTTCAAAAAAACGATAAAAAGTTAAAAAGTTAATATCTTCATATAAATAAATACAAAGTCTTTTATCCTGTAAATCTTGACTAAAATCATTTAAATGCAAAGCAATATATAAAAGTTCTATTTCAGGCTCTATAACGCAAATATAATCTTTGAGTGGATTTTTCAATAATTCAAAAATTAATATACCGTTGCCAATTCCAAAAAAAACTAAAAATGGATGTCTTTTATAATTTTGCTCATAAAAAGATAAATTATCTAAAGCATTTTGTATACAAAATTGTTTTGTTTTATGATCATAAATATCGTAGTTTTTTTCAAAAAGTTCAAATCTTTCGTTGGATTTTACTTGCAAGATTTTATCAGCTAAGCTTGCGTTGATTTCTTTTAAAACTTGTAAATTTTTAGAAAAATTAAGTTCAAGTAGCATTATAGTTCCTTATTTATATTTCTTTAAGCAAAAGCATAAATCATTCCAAAAAATCTTCTTCTTTTAGCGCTTGTCCAAATTCTATATCACAACTTGCTTTTTTGCCAAGTATGATAGGCAAAAATTTAGGATGCAAGCCAAGGTTTGGTCTTACACTTTTTACATTTTCTAGTGTAAAAATTTCTCCTTTTTTGATGTCTTTACTAGCATATAAGCTTCTTGCAAAATGGCGATTTTTTAAAGTTTTTTCATTTATTGTTAAGCTAGCTTTACCTAGTGCTTGCTCGCTTAAGCGCACCATGGAACACATTTGCTTAAACTCTTCATAGTTAAGACTAAATTTAGCATCAGCACTATTTAAAGTTTTATCTAATATAAAATGTTTTTCTATCACTCTTGCTCCAAGAGCTACGGCTAAAGTAGGTGCTAAAAATCCCTCGCTATGATCGCTTAAGCCTACTATGGTTTTAAATTTTCCTTGCAAGGTTTTAATGGTGTTTAAATTTAAATCACAAATTTGTGAAGGGTAGGCTGAAGTACATTTAAGTAAAATTAAATTTGGGTTGTTTTCTTCTTGGAAAATTTTAACAATCATTTCAAGTTCTTCTTCATAAGCTATACCCGTAGAAACTAAGGTAGGTTTGTTTTCTTTTGCTACATAACGCACAAAATCATAATCATTGACTTCAAAAGAAGCGATTTTATAAGCTGGGGGATTAAATTGTCTTAAAAAATTCACATCTTCTTTAGAGAAAGGACTAGAAAAGCAGATTAGCCCTTCATTTTTGGCGCATTCAAAAAGTTGTTCATGCCATTCATAGGGCGTCTTAGCTTCTTCATATAATTCATATAGTTTGCGTTCATGCCACAAACCACCTTCGATAATAAAATCTTTTTTATTAGAATTTAGTGTTAAGCTATCTGGGGTATAGGTTTGAATTTTTATGGCATCAGCTCCTGCTTTTTTAGCTGCTTGTATAGTTTTTAAAGCTACTTCAAGGCTGTTTGCGTGATTTGCTGAAAGCTCGGCAATGATGAAAACTTTTTCATTTAAATTGAAATTTCCTATAAACATTAAAAACCTTTTTTTAATTTAAATAAAAATTTACTATATTTTATATTTTAATTATTAATTATGATTAAAGGTTTATTTAGTAAAATAAATTTAATTAAGTTATCTAAGGAAAAACTATGACTAAAACACTTGAGTATTCGATTTATCATTTTTTTGAGCATATTTTAAAATTAAAAATTTCACAAAAAAGTATGATTAGGGGTGAGCTTTATGGAGCTTCTATACCTTTGTATTTTAAAGATGAAGAATATAGTTTTTATTTATTTTTCCAAAAACAAGCTTTAAATGAAATTGCGTTGTTTTTACTACATGAAGAATTAAAAGAAGATGGATTAGCAGATTTAGTAAAAGAAGTGGCTAATCAAATTATAGGTTATGCTAAAAAATTACTTAACGATACTAATGGAAAAGATGAATATCGCTTAGGGGTTCCTGAGTATTTAGGACGTATTGATGGATTTTCAAAAATTAAACTCAAAGAAAAATTTACTTATGAAGTAAAAAATGCTTCCTTTAGAATAGGTTATAAAAAAATATGATAGAAGATCATTTAGGATTATTGCAATCTTATGAAGATATTTTAGATATTAGTGTTGATTTTGTTAGTGAGCTTGGCACGACTAATATGAGTGTAAGAGATCTTTTAAAGCTAGAAGTTGGTTCTGTGATAGATCTTGAAAAGCCAGCAGGTGAGAGTGTGGAGCTTTACTTAAATAAAAGAATTTTTGGAAAAGGCGAGGTAATGGTGTATGAAAAAAACCTCGCAATAAGAATTAATGAGATTTTAGATTCTAAATCAGTATTGCAGTATTTTAAAAAAGAATTGCAATGAAATTTGTTTGGATTTTACTACTTGCTTTGCCTCTTTTTGGGGCAAAAATTCTTGATTATAATATCTATCCTAGAGAAGATAGGGTGGATATTACTTTTTCATTTGATATTCCTTATAAAGAAGGC is a window encoding:
- a CDS encoding motility associated factor glycosyltransferase family protein; translated protein: MNTFAHNTLNLYKNHPILFIYGLGDYVKEVFHNKNLKFLVIFEDDKNILKKFTQETYIICLLKEKKLFLFDVEKFDFNKAKELFLQQNFMFYSKIAKILKFKNSTSIQTIQNNINEAIKSILNGLQSSQECEIYIKHFCENLPKTLTHSSIKDFLNTHKAKSKNAIIVASGPSLIKQLPLLKQIQNKVAIFCADGSYTILHQHNIKPDYVFCIERDFINGKEEKFTGSWIFFDNDFGNFDDNILFILSDTVHPKIIKLIEKNNRNYMVALSANSFSTSFEFDDFGYCDLSFNSVANLAYNFAVSLKYENIILIGQDLAFGKDGKSHPKEFLHGSNLDFSRYKPIKTTSYGGKGEVYTHTAWLLYKEKYEYDIAQNKNFIKTYNATEGGARIEGSIEKSFKELCENIIDKESIKNFQKLSLPDKKDIRKNLTKSLKHFNAINQKAIEFLNQAQDLLVKVQNISLMLNNLPTHLSLEKSLNTINFNQITNLKQELKSYKENILSSKYFSTILLSYMYANECNFIELECIDINEAKKEKINELCYVINHERHISEIANLIKTQYFIINKTIANIQILVSKDFHE
- a CDS encoding motility associated factor glycosyltransferase family protein, which gives rise to MNTYEANFNKNLGALESYNATLADKIEDVKTNERFEVFAGKSAFDINIYDHELKQSLYDNPEKFFDEKYNEIYTKYERYPVLFFYGLGNGLLYKALLKNENHKSIVVFEPNIEILYIVFHLIDFSQELKDKRLYVVDTNDFDMDSIINFLIGELFVRNYLYDSKIYSLNSYYNQYKIHIEELEKKLNEKIMYVFNAQGSNRIATLSQDLRFSIENTPKILTKALFKDFINQRKGKNKTAIIVASGPSLIKQLPLLKENADKATIICVDGSYPILAKYNIKPDIVISLDSSELTSKFFDNNHEEFDKNITFVITASTHSDTIKYLEKNHRNYLLVLRPLSKFTHKMLINDFGTLGGLNVAYMGYELAVKLEHKNIILIGQDLAFDEKGNSHPMDFLYGENFDNNIPSLEKRIKTTAYGGKGEVITHQGWKYYIQSYELYIKETAKNSIITYNATEGGARIEGTIEKPFKQVCDELLKEDKIIFPFLNSLPKKEQILLAKQSYDYFLELIKFAKNKIYQCQKLLKPILKVIEQTRYHIDLNTINFIKILKTNDEIHKVKEFLEDEKMSIFSDQLVAALTLTELELAKISLMSAHTQEDKKIRMIIWLIKHEKWLKLVIDTLESQIKIMEQSIQDLKDFIKVNNEHL
- the pseI gene encoding pseudaminic acid synthase, with the protein product MFIGNFNLNEKVFIIAELSANHANSLEVALKTIQAAKKAGADAIKIQTYTPDSLTLNSNKKDFIIEGGLWHERKLYELYEEAKTPYEWHEQLFECAKNEGLICFSSPFSKEDVNFLRQFNPPAYKIASFEVNDYDFVRYVAKENKPTLVSTGIAYEEELEMIVKIFQEENNPNLILLKCTSAYPSQICDLNLNTIKTLQGKFKTIVGLSDHSEGFLAPTLAVALGARVIEKHFILDKTLNSADAKFSLNYEEFKQMCSMVRLSEQALGKASLTINEKTLKNRHFARSLYASKDIKKGEIFTLENVKSVRPNLGLHPKFLPIILGKKASCDIEFGQALKEEDFLE
- a CDS encoding motility associated factor glycosyltransferase family protein — its product is MNTYEANFNKNLGALESYNATLADKIEDVKTNERFEVFAGKSAFDINIYDHELKQSLYDNPEKFFDEKYNEIYTKYERYPVLFFYGLGNGLLYKALLKNENHKSIVVFEPNIEILYIVFHLIDFSQELKDKRLYVVENFDKTYLSIFLGKELQIRNYLQDVKVFSHSYYYNNKNTSVLEKNIQELCSYLITELGNDPKDSLQGITQLLHNLPYQLANPSLKDLLKQRKGKIENAIIVSTGPSLIKQLPLLKEYANKASIICADSAYPILAKHNIKPDYVLSLERIEKTSEFFNNDFKEFDKGILFLLVSMVFPKTIEYLKRNNRQFMLVHRPLPFAQSLNMNDYGYLGTGMSVANMAYELAVKLGHKNIILIGQDLAYDENGKSHPKDYHYFKEDFEGSRKQGLFITAYGGNGKVETNKWWKVFKETFEKDIALMNPLGINTYNATEGGARIEGSIEKPFKELCENLLKENKVLFEKLQTLSKKEIQDKKDEIDKKLNRKIQKISQILTNSKNFKEELKYILNYINYSKNIQNLNFEEILNVNDNLHLLKTDIEKMLELGEVLNPALKNIELELAKISLTSAHTQDEKKIRMIIWLLKHEIWIQELIKFLKILLKIIQENKI
- the fliN gene encoding flagellar motor switch protein FliN; the encoded protein is MIEDHLGLLQSYEDILDISVDFVSELGTTNMSVRDLLKLEVGSVIDLEKPAGESVELYLNKRIFGKGEVMVYEKNLAIRINEILDSKSVLQYFKKELQ
- a CDS encoding motility associated factor glycosyltransferase family protein, with amino-acid sequence MLLELNFSKNLQVLKEINASLADKILQVKSNERFELFEKNYDIYDHKTKQFCIQNALDNLSFYEQNYKRHPFLVFFGIGNGILIFELLKNPLKDYICVIEPEIELLYIALHLNDFSQDLQDKRLCIYLYEDINFLTFYRFFEQEKIHFFVKTYDLLLISNFYENYEDAIAKTNSLCIESIKSLVVRQGNSSEDSFEGITQLLHNLPYQLANPSLKDLLKQRKGKIENAIIVSTGPSLIKQLPLLKEYANKASIICADSAYPILAKHNIKPDYVLMLERDDVVIKCFDNDFKEFDKGILFILASVVHQKAIEYLKRNNRQFMLVHRPLPFAQSLNMNDYGYLGTGMSVANMAYELAVKLGHKNIILIGQDLAYDENGKSHPKDYVHGEAIENDRKEGLFITAYGGNGKVETNKWWKVFKETFEKDIALMNPLGINTYNATEGGARIEGSIEKPFKELCENLLKENKVLFKKLQTLSKKEIQDKKDEIDECLRGIIILGRSYINECEILKSDLARCLENLNFENQDFNPLSQRIYKMKTKFEDEEFKNYFLDLIRSIFFHFEYKIAQNYIKNPTNIEEEYAKRKEYIEIHINWIDFIIPHIKLQIQSIEKGLS